The Streptomyces albofaciens JCM 4342 genome has a segment encoding these proteins:
- a CDS encoding tryptophan halogenase family protein — MLTNVVIVGGGTSGWMSASYLKAAFGDRLSVTVLESKRIKTIGVGEATFSTVRHFFDYLGLPEHVWMPKCNATYKLGIRFENWHRKGSYFYHPFERLRVVDGFPLTDWWLHRKPDGSERFDQDVFLMSAICDAERSPRYMDGTLFEQDFKEQAGPKDRKPERSTLTEQDTQFPYAYQFDASLLADYLCDYSTERGVRHIEDDVVEVARDDRGWISHLRTREHGDIGADLFIDCTGFKGLLLNEALEEPVISFQDTLPNDRAVALRVPVDMEKRGLRPCTTATAQDAGWIWTIPLFGRIGTGYVYASDYTTPEEAERTLREFVGPDAADVEANHIRMRIGRSRNAWVNNCVAVGLASGFVEPLESTGIFFIQQGIEQLVKHFPGADWNPQLRDSYNRAIGNTIDGVREFLVMHYRGAGRNDNQYWKDAKTRALPDGLAERLEMWRAKLPTTESIFPNYHGFEPYSYHSMLLGLGGVDLKAPPALALMDDSAAQAEFKLLRAQSQELAKRLPSQYEYLAQMH, encoded by the coding sequence GTGCTCACAAACGTCGTCATCGTCGGTGGAGGCACCTCCGGCTGGATGAGCGCATCGTATTTGAAGGCCGCGTTCGGCGACCGCCTTTCGGTCACGGTGCTGGAATCCAAGCGGATCAAGACGATCGGGGTCGGCGAGGCGACCTTCAGCACGGTGCGCCACTTCTTCGACTACCTGGGCCTGCCGGAGCACGTGTGGATGCCCAAGTGCAACGCCACGTACAAGCTCGGTATCCGCTTCGAGAACTGGCACCGCAAGGGCAGCTACTTCTACCACCCCTTCGAGCGGCTGCGGGTCGTCGACGGGTTCCCGCTCACCGACTGGTGGCTGCACCGCAAGCCGGACGGCAGCGAGCGGTTCGACCAGGACGTGTTCCTGATGTCCGCGATCTGCGACGCCGAGCGCTCCCCCCGCTACATGGACGGCACCCTCTTCGAGCAGGACTTCAAGGAGCAGGCCGGCCCGAAGGACCGGAAGCCGGAGCGCAGCACCCTCACCGAGCAGGACACCCAGTTCCCGTACGCCTACCAGTTCGACGCCAGTCTGCTGGCCGACTACCTCTGCGACTACTCCACCGAGCGCGGGGTGCGGCACATCGAGGACGACGTCGTGGAGGTCGCCCGGGACGACCGCGGCTGGATCAGCCACCTGCGCACCCGTGAGCACGGCGACATCGGCGCCGACCTGTTCATCGACTGCACCGGCTTCAAGGGCCTGCTGCTGAACGAGGCGCTGGAGGAGCCCGTCATCTCCTTCCAGGACACGCTGCCCAACGACCGGGCGGTGGCGCTGCGCGTGCCGGTCGACATGGAGAAGCGCGGGCTGCGCCCGTGCACCACGGCGACCGCGCAGGACGCCGGGTGGATCTGGACCATTCCGCTGTTCGGGCGGATCGGCACCGGCTATGTGTACGCGAGCGACTACACCACCCCGGAGGAGGCCGAGCGCACCCTGCGCGAGTTCGTCGGCCCGGACGCCGCGGACGTGGAGGCCAATCACATCCGTATGCGGATCGGCCGCAGCCGCAACGCCTGGGTCAACAACTGCGTGGCCGTCGGGCTCGCCAGCGGATTCGTGGAGCCGCTGGAGTCGACCGGCATCTTCTTCATCCAGCAGGGCATCGAACAGCTCGTCAAGCATTTCCCGGGCGCGGACTGGAACCCGCAGCTACGCGATTCCTACAACCGCGCCATCGGAAACACGATCGACGGCGTGCGGGAATTCCTGGTGATGCACTACCGGGGGGCCGGCCGCAACGACAACCAGTACTGGAAGGACGCCAAGACGCGCGCCCTGCCGGACGGTCTCGCCGAGCGCCTGGAAATGTGGCGCGCCAAGCTCCCCACCACCGAGTCGATCTTCCCGAATTACCACGGCTTCGAGCCATATTCGTACCACTCGATGCTGCTCGGCCTCGGCGGTGTCGACCTCAAGGCCCCGCCCGCGCTGGCCCTGATGGACGACTCGGCGGCGCAGGCGGAGTTCAAGCTGCTGCGCGCCCAGTCGCAGGAGCTCGCGAAGCGGCTGCCGAGCCAGTACGAGTACCTGGCCCAGATGCATTGA